The segment ctgtgtggagtttgcatgttctcaccatgcTTGCGTAtgttttctctgagtactccggtttcgtccTATATCCCCAAaacttgcatgttaggttaacttaCAACTTTAAATCACTCGCAaaaataatgaggaaaaaaaagtatgatagaaaatggatggatgatgtttgAGGCCAAATCGGCAAAACGGGGTAACTTTCTGATACgctgtacattttctttttatgccCTCACAAGCTTGAGGAGAAACAGTGTTGGGCATTTCcaacaaatactgtatcaaACACACTTACTGTCACATAAATATTGTAGGTCATTGACAGTTTTCATGGTTGTTTATGTAATGCAAGTAAACACCGTCAAGTgctgaacatgttttttttacccatcaACAGTTCTCCGGTCCAGAGCTCGAAGCGAAATGGTGCCCATCTGTTTAACCTCCTTGGAGATGGAGTTTCTTATACTAATGGCAGCAGTGCTGACATCTTTGCACTGTGGCACTAGTTTGCCCCCCAGAAAGTCCTGTAGCTAAAACGAAAACAGCAAGATTGATCGTTGATAAATTGTCCTTTACGAAAATTTTATTTGGGATCACAGATGGAAACAATACCTCTTTGTGCATGTGGATCAATTCAGTTTTAGCTGATGAATTCCCCTTAATCAGACTTCTAATCTGTTCCTGTCTGAGGACCTGACCAGACACAGTGACACAAGTTGAACTAAATCCGAAAgggaaaatctcaactttggGCAACGAGTCTCACCACTAGTTGTCTGAAGTCCATAACGTTCTGCCACTGGCTGCAAATGTTCCGGAGTGCCTCCTGCTGGCTTCTGGCATGCTGGTCACGCTGGATACACCATTCTTTAATATAGTCTCTGGCTGCAGCCTTCATCACACACTGAAGCTCCAGTTCCAAAATTGACCTATCCACAATAACCAGgaaattaacaataaataaacttCACGAAACAATCTCCAATTTGACTACTGTGGTGGTTCGACAAAAATTCTGCACAGTGGACTTACTGTGCCAATGTGTCATTGTGGAGGTCATCGACAAAGCCAGACACCTTCTGTTCAGCCTGCTTCCTGCAAGCCACCAGCTGGTTCTGGAGTTGTTGGACTCTGGAGCGAGTCTGCGATAATTCAACAAAACTCTCCTCCACTTCTCGCCATTTAGCCTGCAATCATATACACAGCACTCACTTACTGCATATACACTGTGTCGCAAAACATTAATACATGGTGCCGTGACTgacaagtttcatttgttctgtgaaTGATGCTcggaactcaaaacactcagatcccaaaatcatctttcccgattgaaatgaatgtaaatgcaaataatctgttccagcaccgCCAAgagatcagagcatattactccaattctaaagtctctacactggctcctaGTCAGCTATAGAACAAACTTTacagttctgctactggtcaaTGAATCcctaaatggtttaggttctgaatacattaaagaaatgcATAAACCCAGTAAGGCGCCGAGATCTGCATACTCAGGTCAGATAGTGGAGAGctagagtccaaagcaaacatggtgaagcagcattaagatgttatgctgcacacaaatggaataagatGGCAACAGAAGTAAAATCAGTTTacttatatacttatatattatttacttatatatatatatatatatatatatatacacatatatatatatatacacatatatatatatacatatatatatatatatatacacatatatatatatatatatacatatatatacacatatatatatatatatatatatatacatatatatatatatatacatatatatacatatatatatatatatacatatatacatatatatatatatatacatatatatacatatacatatatacatatacatatacatatatacatatacatatatatatatacatatacacatatatatacatatacatatatacatatacatatatatatatacatatacacatatatacatatacatatatacatacatatacacatatatacatatacatatacatatatatatatacatatatacatacatatatatatatacatatacatacatatatacatacacatatatacacatatatacacatatatacatacacatatatacacatatatatatatatatatatagtactgGCAcgaccagattactagcaaccttttattgctcagtgactgtttttctcactgactttatgtctcaaaagtattctctatgaattgactgtctgttgtcatacaagagcggctccaactaccggagacaaattccttgtgtattttttggacatacttagcaaaatgaagatgattctgattctaatgcATATATAGACATACGACagagatttgatgatgaaacgcAGAATGTTTTAGATTCCATCActagctgttttttttgcagagtgcaaagaaaatatgcctatgagtattgttctatgcaggtttataattaccacaacattgatgctagttgTTAGCCCGTGTATGGCAATCTGCACTGCATGTtatcattaagctagcagacttggtggtttggttaaagaaacagcatgtaattctcttttttttgtgtttagttttaaagtGAACATCAATTTAGAGTGTCAAtaagcagcttgaagcaagcactttgCCTCTTTTTATGAAGAATTTGTCACAAACTGCCAAGTTGCCGCTTGTTTTGAAGTTCGTTGCCACCATAGCTGGTCCCTGTAAGTCCAACTTTTCAGCAGAGCAAtggctcatatcttgaaaaactcatcacctgaggtaccactgtactgctGTTAATGTGTTTGTAAGAATAACCTGTAAGAGGGTATTAACAGATGGCAAGTCATCATCCTCTTCTTTCGAGATGTCCAGGAGATGATTGTTTTCATAACGGAACCTATAATAGAAACAGCAAATAATAACTCACAACAGaaaatttgtttaaataaatcaaaatacttTCATGTGAACTTATTGCTTCGGCTACCTAAGACCTTTCACATCATGAGGTACATCCAGAGAGGACACATTCGCATCCAATGCCTTCTGCTCTTTGGAAGCCAAATGTTGCAGTGCAGAAAGGATGTGGTTTGGAGGGTGAGCATCCACCAGGTTCTAAACACATGACAagcagtaattatttttttcaatgttacatacagtacataagaaCCCTAATATTGCAGTTTTAAACTACCAACCTCCACAGCACTTAACCAGTACTGAAACACAGCAGTCCTCTGCCCACCAGTCATACTGCGACAGTACGGAAAATTAAAAAGCCGTAAAAAgcagttaaaaatattttttatgagcAATATAAAGTGAGGCTCCTACCGTCCACACTCTGCAGTCTTCAATTCACTCTCTTGTAAAGACTGATAAAAATGGACCCTATCATTACACAGCAGTCTCACTTGACGCTAATGGAAAAACATGATGTCATTAGTTGATAAGTACACATACAGATTCCATTAGATTGAATACTAGAAAAATAGTTGTAAAACTAGATCATTAAATCAAATTATTAAAACGATGactgttggatttttttgttgttttcatgtaaATCAGTCTGTAAACCTAAAATGGGTCATGGGTCAACCTTAGGGCAGCTATTGTCagaggaaaatgttttattgatcaTTAAACAGGCATAACATTTCTAGGTAAAAGGGATTTTTaagtatatatattaatttgtagtaattcatgtattttgtgttcttttttataGGTTAATGTGCAGTATTTTGTATTGGCTCTCATCATGTATGTAACGGTGTCCAGTGTGTGCATCTGAATTCTGTTGTTACTGTGAATTGTGATTTTGTTGCGTTTCTTTACTGTGCTAAATTCCTAAATAAAAGTGGAACTAAAAATTCATTGTTTAGAGGTTCTTACCATGACTTGTGCCTCCACTGGAGACTTGAAGAGGAGTGTTTCAATGTCACAGTTGCTGGAAAGCGGATTTTCTAACAGCACCTCAACCTCTGCTTTCCtgcaatgtacaaccccaattccaatgaagttgggacgttgtgttaaacataaatcaaaacagaatacaatgatttgcaaatcacgttcaacctatatttaattgaatacatgccaaagacaagatatttaatgttcaaactgataaacttgattgtttttagcaaataatcatgaacttagaattttatggcccgcaacacgttccaaaaaagctgggacaggtggcaaaaaaagactgagaaagttgaggaatgctcatcaaacacctgtttggaacatcccacaggtgaacaggctaattgagaaaaggtggatgccatgattgggtataaaaggagtttccctgaattactcagtcattcacaggcaaagatggggcgaggttcacctctttgtgaacaagtgcgagagaaaatagtcgaacagtttaaggacaatgttcctcaacgtacaattgcaagaaatttagggatttcatcatctacgggccATAATATtctcaaaagtttcagagaatctggagaaatcactgcatgtaagcggcaaggccgaaagccaacattgaatgcccgtgaccttcgatccctcaggcgcactgcatcaaaaaccgacatcaacgtgtaaaaggatatcactacatgggctcaggaacacttcagaaaaccaatgtcagtaaatacagttcggcgctacatccgtaagtgcaacttgaaactattatgcaaagcaaaagccatttatcaataacacccagaaacgccgccggcttctctgggcccgagctcatctaagatggactgatgaaaagtggaaaagtgttctgtggtccgaccaGTCCACATTTCGAATTGTttctggaaattgtggacgtcgtgtcctccggcccaaagagcaaaagaaccatccggactgttatggacgcaaagttcaaaagccagcatctgtgatggtatggggctgtgttagtgccaatggcatgggtaacgtacacaactgtgaaggcaccattaatgctgaaaggtacatacaggttttggagaaacatatgctcccatccaagcatttcatggacgccccgtcttatttcagcaagacaatgccaaaccacattctgcacgtgttaccacagcgtggctttgtagtaaaagagtgcgggtactagactggcctgcctgcagtccagacctgtctcccattgaaaatgtgtggtgcattatgaagcgtaaaatacaacaacggagaccccggactgttgaacagct is part of the Phyllopteryx taeniolatus isolate TA_2022b chromosome 7, UOR_Ptae_1.2, whole genome shotgun sequence genome and harbors:
- the haus5 gene encoding HAUS augmin-like complex subunit 5 isoform X1, whose protein sequence is MADRHLVRDLKLWATEEFNLPPERLPPDCYLKTLCVGKGTSIWKYVTNHVFQQRTVKIKRGNLQWYKVLQDKEAKQREGQRVTAKQSELQKKIEQLKNEIGHLDSEIRATEEQLATQEQSISSTWAQVEDSQGRNLLLQAFKQRCVSGRKMLSSDTQKISGYCRALEQMARKAEVEVLLENPLSSNCDIETLLFKSPVEAQVMRQVRLLCNDRVHFYQSLQESELKTAECGRMTGGQRTAVFQYWLSAVENLVDAHPPNHILSALQHLASKEQKALDANVSSLDVPHDVKGLRFRYENNHLLDISKEEDDDLPSVNTLLQAKWREVEESFVELSQTRSRVQQLQNQLVACRKQAEQKVSGFVDDLHNDTLAQSILELELQCVMKAAARDYIKEWCIQRDQHARSQQEALRNICSQWQNVMDFRQLVVLRQEQIRSLIKGNSSAKTELIHMHKELQDFLGGKLVPQCKDVSTAAISIRNSISKEVKQMGTISLRALDRRTVDGMQRIPASWLSIHRLHSSTFSSLCQNMVFPLYRAPEELCAQACCDHLEWRFLVQLLQLNSTTLRKSKEWAARLLASDHNALLSRVEEEDKKLLKSLVPRARILTQKCAESLSNGEKVQTAISDWWDQPAQHVLPDVCKGGLTFQQWLERWKLAAKA
- the haus5 gene encoding HAUS augmin-like complex subunit 5 isoform X2; this translates as MRSVTWTQRSEQLRNSWPLKSISSTWAQVEDSQGRNLLLQAFKQRCVSGRKMLSSDTQKISGYCRALEQMARKAEVEVLLENPLSSNCDIETLLFKSPVEAQVMRQVRLLCNDRVHFYQSLQESELKTAECGRMTGGQRTAVFQYWLSAVENLVDAHPPNHILSALQHLASKEQKALDANVSSLDVPHDVKGLRFRYENNHLLDISKEEDDDLPSVNTLLQAKWREVEESFVELSQTRSRVQQLQNQLVACRKQAEQKVSGFVDDLHNDTLAQSILELELQCVMKAAARDYIKEWCIQRDQHARSQQEALRNICSQWQNVMDFRQLVVLRQEQIRSLIKGNSSAKTELIHMHKELQDFLGGKLVPQCKDVSTAAISIRNSISKEVKQMGTISLRALDRRTVDGMQRIPASWLSIHRLHSSTFSSLCQNMVFPLYRAPEELCAQACCDHLEWRFLVQLLQLNSTTLRKSKEWAARLLASDHNALLSRVEEEDKKLLKSLVPRARILTQKCAESLSNGEKVQTAISDWWDQPAQHVLPDVCKGGLTFQQWLERWKLAAKA